A DNA window from Zingiber officinale cultivar Zhangliang chromosome 3A, Zo_v1.1, whole genome shotgun sequence contains the following coding sequences:
- the LOC122050551 gene encoding uncharacterized protein LOC122050551, which translates to MIIKFVWQNIICWFGIPRRLVSDNRRQFVGQWLKEWCEGYDIQQVFTSMAYPQSNRQAKVANREILRVLHAQLDHIGGSRVDELPSVLWALRTTSKEPTGVTLFYLVYDSEAVIPVEVGVEYDRVQYYDEGNVERRLMELDLVDETRAKAAVRLTAYQQRMKQNYNQRVIPRSFQAGNLVWKKVKLVGDITKLKAPWAGPFM; encoded by the coding sequence ATGATCATCAAGTTTGTTTGGCAGAACATTATATGCTGGTTCGGCATCCCACGCCGGCTTGTATCAGATAATAGGAGGCAATTCGTCGGTCAGTGGCTCAAAGAGTGGTGCGAGGGCTATGACATCCAACAGGTCTTCACCTCTATGGCCTACCCCCAGAGCAACAGACAAGCcaaagtcgccaatcgggagatcctcagagtTCTACACGCTCAACTCGACCACATCGGAGGAAGCCGGGTCGACGAGCTCCCTAGTGTATTGTGGGCCCTTCGCACGACCTCGAAGGAGCCGACCGGCGTAACCCTCTTCTACTTGGTATACGACAGTGAAGCAGTCATCCccgtggaggtcggagtagaataTGATCGGGTGCAGTACTACGATGAAGGAAACGTCGAACGAAGGcttatggagctcgacttggtggatgaaacgCGGGCGAAAGCAGCTGTTCGGCTCACGGCGTATcaacaacggatgaagcaaaactacaaccagaGGGTAATCCCAAGGTCCTTTCAGGCCGGCAATCTcgtatggaagaaagtgaagttgGTCGGTGACATCACCAAACTCAAAGCCCCATGGGCGGGACCttttatgtaa